One segment of Nostoc piscinale CENA21 DNA contains the following:
- a CDS encoding thioredoxin family protein → MSKGVITITDAEFETEVLKSEQPVLVYFWASWCGPCQLMSPLINLAANQYSDRLKVVKMEVDPNPLSVKQYGVEGVPALRLIQGEKLLESTEGVINKEKLLSLLEIHLNNN, encoded by the coding sequence ATGAGTAAGGGTGTAATCACCATCACTGATGCTGAGTTTGAAACCGAAGTGTTGAAATCTGAGCAGCCTGTATTAGTTTACTTTTGGGCTTCTTGGTGCGGCCCATGTCAGTTAATGTCGCCACTGATTAATTTAGCGGCCAACCAATATAGCGATCGCCTAAAAGTTGTCAAAATGGAAGTCGACCCCAACCCACTTTCTGTCAAACAGTACGGGGTAGAAGGTGTACCAGCCTTAAGGCTAATTCAAGGGGAAAAATTATTAGAATCAACTGAGGGAGTTATTAATAAAGAAAAGTTACTGAGTCTGCTAGAGATACATTTAAATAATAACTAG
- a CDS encoding PspA/IM30 family protein has translation MGLFDRIKRVVSANINDLVNKAEDPEKMLEQAVLEMQEDLVQLKQGVAQAIAAQKRTEKQYNDNLNEVNKWQRNAQLALQKGDENLARQALERKKTFSETVTALKASLDQQVAQVETLKRNLIQLESKISEAKTKKEMLKARITTAKAQEQLEGMVRGMNSSSAMAAFERMEEKVLMQEARAQSAAELAGADLESQFARLEAGSDVDDELAALKASLAPASPANQPQLPPQQTTPSQTTPPQSNEVVDAELESLRKQLDQM, from the coding sequence ATGGGATTATTTGATCGGATTAAACGAGTCGTCAGTGCCAACATCAATGACTTGGTAAATAAAGCTGAAGATCCAGAGAAAATGCTAGAGCAAGCAGTCCTGGAAATGCAGGAAGACTTGGTACAGTTGAAACAAGGTGTTGCTCAAGCGATCGCTGCTCAAAAACGGACTGAAAAACAGTACAACGACAATCTCAATGAAGTCAATAAATGGCAGCGCAACGCCCAACTAGCACTGCAAAAAGGCGATGAAAATCTTGCACGTCAAGCCCTAGAACGGAAAAAAACTTTTAGCGAAACTGTCACAGCCCTCAAAGCAAGTTTAGATCAGCAAGTTGCTCAAGTTGAAACTCTTAAACGCAATTTAATTCAACTAGAAAGCAAAATATCCGAAGCCAAAACCAAAAAAGAAATGCTCAAAGCGCGGATCACTACCGCTAAAGCCCAAGAGCAACTCGAAGGTATGGTACGCGGGATGAACAGCAGCAGTGCAATGGCAGCTTTTGAGCGGATGGAAGAAAAAGTCCTGATGCAAGAAGCCCGCGCCCAATCAGCCGCCGAACTCGCTGGTGCTGATTTAGAAAGTCAGTTTGCCCGTTTAGAAGCAGGAAGTGATGTTGATGATGAATTGGCAGCTTTAAAAGCTTCACTAGCACCCGCCAGCCCAGCAAATCAACCCCAACTACCACCACAGCAAACAACTCCTTCCCAAACTACACCTCCCCAATCAAATGAAGTTGTTGACGCTGAGTTAGAATCTTTACGCAAGCAACTAGATCAAATGTAA
- a CDS encoding PspA/IM30 family protein: MDLIKRILRVIQANLNSLIGSAEDPEKVLEQAVAEMQDNLVRLRQGVAQAIATQKRTERQAIAAQAAAEKWYRNAQLALEQGNEILAREALTKRRAYQETATSLLNQIGQQTEIVNRLKTDMRSLEAKISEAKTKKDMYIARARSAEASYKLQEMLSGISPTSSLNAFERMEEKVLQIEAQSAAISQLDSDDLQKQFTSLESGNSIDAELASLKQQVLHEADNTPPQQLPQAPES; this comes from the coding sequence ATGGACTTGATCAAGCGTATCCTGCGGGTGATTCAGGCTAACCTAAATAGTCTGATAGGCAGTGCAGAAGATCCCGAAAAAGTTTTGGAACAAGCTGTTGCCGAAATGCAAGACAATTTAGTGCGATTGCGACAAGGTGTAGCACAGGCAATTGCTACCCAAAAACGCACTGAACGCCAAGCCATAGCTGCCCAAGCGGCGGCGGAAAAATGGTATCGCAACGCCCAACTCGCGCTAGAACAAGGCAATGAAATTCTAGCCAGAGAAGCTTTGACAAAACGTCGTGCTTACCAAGAAACTGCCACATCTTTGTTGAATCAAATCGGGCAACAAACAGAAATTGTCAACCGTCTGAAAACAGACATGCGATCGCTAGAGGCCAAAATCTCCGAAGCCAAAACTAAAAAAGATATGTATATTGCCCGCGCCCGTTCGGCAGAAGCATCTTATAAACTCCAAGAAATGCTGAGTGGAATTTCTCCTACTAGTAGCTTGAATGCTTTTGAGCGGATGGAAGAAAAAGTATTGCAAATAGAAGCGCAATCAGCCGCAATCTCTCAACTCGATAGTGATGACTTACAAAAACAATTTACTTCCCTAGAATCTGGCAACAGTATTGATGCGGAATTAGCCAGTCTGAAACAACAAGTACTGCATGAAGCAGACAATACACCACCACAGCAATTACCCCAAGCTCCAGAGTCTTAA
- a CDS encoding DUF721 domain-containing protein, with translation MSLKSVNDILGCLEQQARWQEQPFQQVLHFWAEVVGVVAAKHTQPIMIQRDVLRVATSSAAWAQNLAFKRQMILLKLNPKLPAPLVDIRFSTAGWQNSSVKPQPTTNSPQEHPSYLGKTGAVQPDASPVQETPETAFGEWAKKMQMRSQNLPLCPQCQSPTPPGELHRWQVCAICASKQFQNLPYA, from the coding sequence ATGTCTTTGAAATCAGTCAATGATATTTTAGGCTGTTTAGAACAGCAAGCCAGATGGCAAGAACAGCCATTCCAACAAGTGCTGCATTTTTGGGCAGAGGTGGTAGGTGTAGTAGCCGCTAAACATACCCAACCAATCATGATTCAGCGAGATGTTTTGCGGGTAGCGACTTCCAGTGCGGCTTGGGCGCAAAATCTTGCTTTCAAACGCCAAATGATTCTTTTAAAGTTAAATCCAAAGTTACCCGCACCGTTAGTTGATATTCGCTTCTCTACGGCTGGCTGGCAAAATTCATCAGTCAAACCCCAACCAACCACAAATTCACCCCAAGAACATCCTAGTTATCTGGGAAAGACGGGTGCTGTTCAGCCTGATGCTTCGCCTGTACAGGAAACTCCTGAAACTGCATTTGGGGAATGGGCAAAAAAAATGCAAATGCGATCGCAAAATTTACCTCTATGTCCCCAATGTCAATCTCCTACACCTCCAGGTGAACTCCATCGCTGGCAAGTTTGCGCTATTTGTGCATCTAAGCAGTTTCAAAACCTGCCTTACGCCTGA
- the menD gene encoding 2-succinyl-5-enolpyruvyl-6-hydroxy-3-cyclohexene-1-carboxylic-acid synthase, with the protein MLVAYKNVNQLWAFVLTETLKRLGLTCAVICPGSRSTPLTIAFAQQVPDIEAISILDERSAAFFALGVAKATGKPVALVCTSGTAGANFYPAVIEAKESRVPLLVLTTDRPPELRDCHSGQTIDQVKLYGSYPNWQTELALPSASMEMLAYLRQMVIYAWERTQIPTQGSVHLNIPFRDPLAPVPDGTDFQFDPEEFFTAVTNTISTPYSLLPTPPGWQNCDRGIIIAGVAQPQNPENYCRAIAQLSQTLQWPVLAEGLSPLRNYADLNPYLISTYDLILRHQQLAKQLTPEMVIQVGDMPTSKELRTWLNTTQPQRWVIDPSDQNLDPLHGKTTHLRISVDSLDIRESHKQNSSSEYLQSWCVAEAKVRAAVDQTMTTMEDLLEGKAAWLLSQTLPPGTPLFIANSMPVRDVEYFWRPNNLRVRTYFNRGANGIDGTLSTALGIAHRQQSSVMLTGDLALLHDTNGFLIRNKFVSHLTIVLINNNGGGIFEMLPIAKFDPPFEEFFGTPQDIDFAQLCATYGVQHELITSWKDLQKKLNPLPTKGIRVLEVRTNRKADAKWRQENLGKFGLC; encoded by the coding sequence ATGCTGGTCGCCTATAAGAATGTTAATCAACTTTGGGCTTTTGTCTTAACGGAGACATTAAAGCGACTGGGTTTAACTTGTGCGGTAATTTGTCCTGGTTCTCGTTCTACACCTTTAACAATTGCCTTTGCCCAACAAGTACCAGATATTGAGGCTATATCGATTCTCGATGAACGTTCTGCGGCTTTTTTTGCCTTGGGAGTAGCTAAAGCCACCGGAAAACCTGTAGCACTGGTTTGTACTTCTGGTACAGCAGGGGCAAACTTTTATCCAGCCGTGATAGAAGCAAAAGAAAGCCGCGTACCACTCTTAGTATTAACAACTGATAGACCACCAGAACTGCGAGATTGTCACTCTGGTCAAACCATCGACCAAGTGAAATTATATGGTAGTTATCCCAACTGGCAAACTGAGTTAGCCTTACCTTCGGCAAGTATGGAAATGCTGGCTTATTTGCGGCAAATGGTAATTTATGCCTGGGAGAGAACGCAAATACCAACTCAAGGGTCGGTACATTTGAATATTCCCTTCCGTGACCCCCTTGCGCCAGTTCCCGACGGTACTGACTTTCAGTTTGACCCAGAAGAATTCTTCACAGCCGTCACCAATACTATTTCCACCCCCTACTCCCTACTCCCTACTCCCCCAGGATGGCAAAATTGCGATCGCGGTATAATTATTGCCGGAGTTGCCCAACCACAAAATCCTGAAAATTATTGTAGAGCGATCGCCCAACTTTCTCAAACACTGCAATGGCCTGTTCTGGCTGAGGGACTCTCGCCACTGAGAAATTACGCCGACCTCAACCCCTATTTAATTTCCACCTACGACCTGATTTTACGTCATCAGCAACTAGCAAAGCAGTTAACACCTGAAATGGTTATTCAGGTAGGAGATATGCCTACCAGTAAAGAACTGCGGACTTGGTTAAATACCACACAACCCCAACGCTGGGTAATTGACCCCAGCGACCAAAATCTTGACCCCCTCCACGGCAAAACCACACATTTACGAATCAGCGTAGATAGTTTGGATATTAGGGAAAGTCACAAGCAAAACTCGTCATCGGAATATCTGCAAAGTTGGTGTGTTGCAGAAGCAAAAGTCAGGGCTGCTGTTGACCAGACTATGACGACAATGGAAGACTTATTGGAAGGGAAAGCAGCTTGGTTATTGTCTCAAACATTACCCCCAGGAACGCCATTGTTTATTGCCAATAGTATGCCTGTGCGAGATGTGGAATACTTTTGGCGACCGAATAATTTAAGAGTACGAACATATTTTAACCGTGGTGCGAATGGGATTGATGGCACATTATCCACCGCGTTAGGAATTGCCCATCGTCAACAAAGCAGCGTGATGTTGACAGGAGATTTAGCATTATTACATGACACCAATGGTTTTTTAATCCGCAACAAATTTGTCAGTCATCTCACAATTGTTTTAATTAATAACAACGGTGGTGGAATTTTTGAAATGTTACCCATCGCCAAATTCGACCCACCCTTTGAAGAATTTTTCGGCACTCCCCAGGATATTGATTTTGCTCAATTATGTGCCACGTATGGTGTACAGCATGAATTAATTACTTCTTGGAAAGATTTACAGAAAAAACTCAATCCTTTACCGACTAAAGGAATCCGAGTATTGGAAGTGAGGACAAATCGTAAAGCTGATGCTAAATGGCGGCAGGAAAATCTAGGAAAATTTGGGCTTTGCTGA
- the folB gene encoding dihydroneopterin aldolase translates to MDCIHLTGIRCYGYTGYLPEEQVLGQWFEVDIKLWLDLAQAAETDAIADTLDYRSVISTIQNLVKTSKFALLEKLAGTIADSILQQSDRVTQVQVVVTKPAAPIPDFGGKISIELTRGYR, encoded by the coding sequence ATGGACTGTATTCATTTAACGGGAATTCGCTGCTATGGCTACACTGGATATTTGCCAGAAGAGCAAGTTTTAGGGCAATGGTTTGAGGTAGATATTAAATTGTGGTTGGATCTTGCCCAAGCTGCTGAAACTGATGCGATCGCAGATACTCTTGATTATCGCAGTGTAATTAGCACTATTCAAAATTTAGTTAAAACATCTAAATTTGCTTTACTAGAAAAGTTAGCAGGTACAATCGCTGACTCTATTTTGCAACAGAGCGATCGCGTCACACAAGTCCAAGTCGTTGTTACCAAACCCGCCGCCCCCATTCCTGATTTTGGCGGCAAAATTAGTATTGAATTGACTAGAGGTTATAGGTGA
- a CDS encoding gamma-glutamylcyclotransferase family protein → MTGDRLISIEELQVFVYGTLKPGEANYQKYCAGKVVNTKRAVVLGQLFALPMGYPGMILGQNQVHGYLLSFSDPQVLQALDYLEDYQPHRSISENLYNRQRVEVYTPQGEILGWAWVYVMSLELVHQFNGTFLADGWWSGCGLALTEF, encoded by the coding sequence GTGACAGGTGATAGGTTAATATCAATAGAAGAACTACAGGTTTTTGTTTACGGTACACTTAAACCCGGTGAAGCTAATTATCAAAAATACTGTGCAGGTAAGGTGGTAAATACCAAGAGGGCAGTCGTCTTAGGCCAACTGTTTGCTTTGCCTATGGGCTACCCTGGTATGATATTGGGACAAAATCAAGTCCACGGCTATTTACTTTCTTTTTCCGATCCACAGGTTTTACAAGCTCTAGATTATCTAGAAGATTACCAACCCCATAGATCCATCTCAGAAAATCTTTACAATCGCCAAAGAGTCGAAGTGTACACGCCCCAAGGCGAAATTCTGGGTTGGGCTTGGGTTTATGTAATGAGTTTAGAACTTGTTCACCAGTTCAACGGCACTTTTTTAGCCGATGGCTGGTGGAGTGGTTGTGGTTTAGCACTCACTGAATTTTAG
- a CDS encoding anti-sigma factor family protein gives MTTDSQFKDLSHSQLTGDLSAGMDQHTNESTGTTDMVKRDRFELLSAYLDGEVTATERRQVEEWLANDASVQCLYARLLKLRQSLRTLPVPNTAQSPEVTAQKVFSRLSRRSRLAWTFGGAAVAACFISVVSGLLPGSESRTPQLAQQPPVEIESPSAAKTSTTPTAPLMVAINNPVIEIPKAAVTTPEETIDFKQPELNKIEPDLN, from the coding sequence ATGACTACTGATTCTCAGTTTAAAGACCTTTCCCACTCACAACTTACTGGAGATTTGTCAGCAGGGATGGATCAACATACCAATGAATCAACGGGTACTACAGATATGGTGAAGCGCGATCGCTTCGAGTTATTGAGTGCATACCTCGATGGTGAGGTAACAGCTACAGAACGCAGGCAAGTAGAAGAATGGTTGGCTAATGATGCCTCTGTTCAATGCCTGTACGCTAGATTATTAAAACTGCGGCAAAGTTTACGGACTTTACCAGTTCCAAACACCGCACAATCACCAGAAGTCACAGCCCAAAAAGTCTTCTCGCGGTTGAGTCGTCGCTCACGCTTGGCCTGGACATTTGGTGGTGCAGCTGTGGCAGCTTGTTTCATTAGTGTAGTTTCGGGTTTACTACCGGGAAGTGAATCTAGGACACCGCAACTGGCACAACAACCCCCAGTAGAAATAGAATCTCCATCAGCAGCTAAAACATCTACTACCCCCACAGCACCCCTGATGGTGGCGATAAATAATCCAGTGATTGAAATTCCCAAAGCAGCAGTCACCACGCCAGAAGAAACTATTGATTTCAAACAGCCTGAACTGAACAAAATCGAGCCAGACTTGAATTAA
- a CDS encoding sigma-70 family RNA polymerase sigma factor codes for MSQSIAVSWSTVDAKCSEASVQVDKLSNHDLILRCQAGLRPDRAAFAELLRRYQTQVDRVLYHLAPDWPDRADLAQEVWIRVYRNINRLQEPAKFRGWLSRIATNLFYDELRKRKRVVSPLSLDAPRAVDDGEMDWEIAGDTPGPEEELTTREFYEQLREAIADLPEVFRTTIVLREIEGMAYEEIAEITGVSLGTVKSRIARARSRLQAQLQNYLDT; via the coding sequence ATGAGTCAATCGATTGCTGTATCCTGGTCAACGGTTGATGCGAAATGTTCAGAAGCATCGGTGCAAGTTGACAAGCTCTCAAACCACGATTTAATTTTGCGCTGTCAAGCGGGATTGCGTCCAGATCGTGCTGCGTTTGCAGAACTCCTGCGCCGCTATCAAACCCAAGTAGATAGGGTTTTATACCACCTAGCGCCCGATTGGCCAGATAGAGCCGACTTGGCTCAAGAAGTGTGGATTCGAGTGTATCGGAATATTAACCGATTACAAGAACCTGCTAAGTTTCGCGGCTGGTTAAGCCGGATTGCTACTAACTTGTTTTACGACGAATTGCGTAAACGCAAGCGGGTTGTGAGTCCATTGTCCCTAGATGCTCCCCGTGCGGTAGATGATGGTGAAATGGATTGGGAAATTGCTGGTGATACTCCAGGGCCAGAAGAGGAGTTGACCACCAGAGAATTTTATGAACAACTGCGAGAAGCGATCGCCGATTTACCAGAAGTTTTTCGGACTACAATTGTCTTAAGAGAAATTGAAGGCATGGCTTATGAAGAAATCGCCGAAATCACAGGGGTTTCTTTGGGTACGGTAAAATCAAGAATAGCTAGAGCCAGATCCAGACTGCAAGCGCAATTGCAAAATTATCTAGATACCTAA
- a CDS encoding L,D-transpeptidase, with protein MIRNESITRVAMFLCFGAAILSLAVHWRVTTTQQQSDNYAPNRKFPGSIGETAFGASTTADESIPGQNSQRDSDRKSGTVIQNVARDTNIPNNRRFVGAESEPKENRNTNTQPKSFFSQFSTQQKTASKLGMKTQVVVDLSDRRTYVYQGDLVIASYPIAIGKKGWETPTGSFQVMNMQHDPIWRHPITGKVFPPGSDSPLGERWIGFWTDGRNEIGFHGTPDIHLLGTAISHGCLRMRNSDVRLLYDQVKVGTLVTVRD; from the coding sequence ATGATAAGAAATGAATCTATAACGCGTGTAGCAATGTTTCTCTGTTTTGGCGCAGCCATCTTGTCTTTAGCTGTCCATTGGCGAGTGACGACAACGCAGCAACAGTCGGATAATTATGCTCCTAATCGGAAATTTCCTGGGAGTATAGGAGAAACAGCCTTTGGTGCGTCGACAACGGCTGATGAATCCATTCCAGGGCAGAACTCGCAGCGAGATTCTGATCGTAAGTCAGGCACAGTTATCCAAAATGTAGCTAGGGATACTAATATACCTAATAACAGGCGATTTGTTGGCGCTGAATCAGAACCAAAAGAAAATCGCAATACTAATACTCAACCAAAATCCTTTTTTAGCCAGTTTTCCACTCAACAAAAAACGGCTAGTAAACTGGGGATGAAAACGCAGGTAGTGGTTGATTTAAGCGATCGCCGCACTTATGTTTATCAAGGAGATTTGGTCATAGCCAGTTACCCAATTGCTATAGGGAAAAAAGGCTGGGAAACACCTACGGGTTCTTTTCAAGTCATGAATATGCAGCATGACCCGATTTGGCGACACCCCATTACTGGCAAAGTGTTTCCTCCCGGTAGTGACAGCCCTTTGGGTGAGCGTTGGATTGGTTTTTGGACAGATGGACGCAATGAAATTGGCTTTCATGGCACACCAGATATCCACTTGTTAGGAACTGCCATTTCTCACGGTTGCTTGAGAATGCGTAATTCTGATGTACGTTTGCTATATGACCAAGTTAAAGTCGGCACACTAGTAACAGTGCGTGATTAA
- a CDS encoding late competence development ComFB family protein, which yields MSIEKIVEQALQDGYLTPAMEAEVGRICDNASELSIEEYMALDRLMGALLTGEVVAVPRKQFINVMEELVLTEAIARVAEIEATSESSLDVGDIAAYALNRLPPLYATTEEGANYQRQRARAELQELISQQVSEAIGRNLDQPNVGDNRTPFLAKNAGNEVLRQVSTLLQVYAPSFEQK from the coding sequence ATGAGTATTGAAAAAATTGTAGAACAAGCTCTTCAGGATGGTTATCTCACCCCAGCTATGGAAGCAGAAGTTGGGCGAATTTGTGATAACGCATCGGAACTCTCGATAGAAGAGTATATGGCCCTGGATCGATTAATGGGAGCTTTATTGACAGGTGAGGTAGTGGCGGTACCTCGCAAACAATTTATCAACGTTATGGAAGAATTGGTGTTGACAGAAGCGATCGCCCGTGTCGCCGAGATTGAAGCCACCAGCGAAAGTTCTCTTGATGTGGGTGATATCGCTGCCTATGCCCTCAACCGTCTGCCACCTTTATATGCCACCACAGAAGAAGGTGCTAACTACCAACGTCAACGCGCTAGGGCAGAATTACAAGAGTTGATTTCTCAACAAGTCAGCGAAGCGATCGGCCGTAACCTCGACCAACCAAATGTCGGAGATAACAGAACACCCTTTTTGGCGAAAAACGCTGGCAATGAAGTTCTTCGTCAAGTTAGTACCTTACTCCAGGTCTACGCCCCTAGCTTCGAGCAGAAATAA
- a CDS encoding AEC family transporter, giving the protein MIESLIHAYTPLFLWVGIGLLGSRLSSDNFLKWLGNGLYWVGVPLQIFVLARHTDLSHGLLIPGVAVGVLLLSLVLALLIWQALQWFRHHQQPSSDSAVDIPLMQASLGSFILATILGNTGFVGLTLTQVLTSPANNDWAVLFSVTNNVIGTYGIAVLIASYFGKSTINNHWWTQVRDLVTVPSLWAFFLGLMTQFIQLSEIIESGLEQAVWVVIAFALLLVGLRLGTITDWQSIKVASVASVLKVFVVPVLVGLSATFFGVTGEQRLVLVLMSGTPTGLSVLILAEVYDLDRNLLASSIALTFIGLFIALPLWLLWFS; this is encoded by the coding sequence ATGATTGAAAGTTTGATTCATGCTTACACCCCGCTTTTCCTGTGGGTTGGGATAGGATTACTAGGTTCTCGATTAAGTTCAGATAATTTTCTCAAGTGGCTTGGTAATGGCCTGTACTGGGTGGGAGTGCCATTGCAAATTTTTGTTTTGGCACGTCATACTGACTTATCTCACGGCCTCCTCATTCCCGGAGTCGCAGTTGGAGTATTACTGCTGAGTTTGGTTTTAGCATTGTTGATTTGGCAAGCTTTACAATGGTTCCGACATCATCAACAGCCATCCTCAGACTCAGCAGTAGACATCCCATTGATGCAAGCCAGCTTGGGCAGTTTTATTCTCGCTACCATTTTAGGAAATACTGGTTTTGTTGGACTCACCCTCACCCAAGTCTTAACTAGTCCAGCCAACAACGACTGGGCAGTATTATTTAGCGTTACTAACAATGTCATCGGCACTTATGGTATTGCAGTCTTAATTGCCAGCTATTTTGGTAAAAGCACAATTAATAACCACTGGTGGACTCAGGTACGCGATTTAGTCACAGTTCCTAGCTTGTGGGCATTTTTTCTAGGTTTGATGACTCAGTTTATCCAATTATCAGAAATAATTGAATCAGGATTAGAACAAGCTGTTTGGGTAGTTATCGCATTTGCTTTGTTACTTGTCGGTTTGCGGCTAGGTACAATTACAGACTGGCAAAGTATTAAAGTTGCTTCTGTTGCTAGTGTGTTAAAAGTATTTGTTGTACCTGTATTAGTGGGGTTAAGCGCCACCTTTTTTGGTGTCACTGGTGAACAACGTTTAGTACTAGTGTTAATGTCTGGTACGCCTACTGGACTTTCTGTATTAATTTTGGCAGAAGTTTATGATTTAGATCGCAACTTATTAGCCAGCAGTATTGCTTTGACATTTATCGGCTTATTTATAGCACTGCCTTTGTGGCTTTTGTGGTTCAGTTAA